Proteins found in one Synechococcales cyanobacterium T60_A2020_003 genomic segment:
- a CDS encoding 2'-5' RNA ligase family protein → MADSYYSFWLVPQEPDLEEVQGIIDALSKRFGTVPFCPHVTLYSGLVPPTLNIQAVLAELASMQVFELEIFGIGHSSRFAKTLYVQLQPASALTQVVHRLVTAIPNAQIPVLDPHVSLLYHHLDDGTKEDLSRTISLSRSTIQFDQVQAVAAPQTFDTQEHVSSLRCVCRQFLSTP, encoded by the coding sequence ATGGCTGACTCCTACTATTCCTTTTGGTTAGTTCCCCAAGAGCCTGACTTAGAAGAGGTTCAGGGGATTATCGATGCTCTGTCGAAGCGTTTTGGTACCGTACCCTTTTGTCCCCATGTCACCCTCTATAGCGGTCTGGTTCCCCCTACTTTAAATATCCAGGCTGTTTTAGCTGAGCTGGCATCGATGCAGGTCTTTGAATTAGAGATTTTTGGCATAGGCCATAGCTCTCGATTTGCTAAAACCCTCTATGTGCAGCTTCAGCCAGCCTCTGCGTTAACCCAGGTCGTACACCGTTTAGTGACGGCTATCCCCAATGCCCAGATCCCTGTGTTGGATCCCCACGTCAGTTTGCTTTACCATCACCTCGATGATGGAACTAAGGAAGATCTGAGCAGGACAATTTCCCTATCTCGGTCTACGATTCAGTTTGACCAAGTGCAGGCCGTTGCGGCTCCCCAAACCTTTGACACCCAAGAGCATGTTTCCAGCCTACGCTGTGTCTGTCGCCAATTTTTGAGTACACCATGA
- a CDS encoding dTDP-glucose pyrophosphorylase — MMSPRIMGLLPAAGQGSRISPLPMSKELFPIGFQELTEQGLRPKVACQYLLESMGKAGVQESFLILRPGKWDIPAYLGDGSQLGMRLAYLTVHVPFGVPFSLNQAYPFVKDAIIALGFPDILFRPRDAYVTLLERLQTTQADVVLGLFPTEQPEKVGLVDFNENGVVLGIYEKSQLTHLRYMWAIAVWRPSFTEFLHRTVEAKLQVLIGEQPPMRIKAMPEYVETPIGDVIRDAIAHNLRVEAVPFETGQYLDIGTPENLIHAVYHYDKPSGY, encoded by the coding sequence ATGATGTCTCCAAGAATTATGGGTCTACTGCCTGCTGCGGGTCAGGGTAGCCGCATTAGTCCTCTGCCCATGAGCAAAGAACTGTTTCCCATTGGCTTTCAGGAGCTGACTGAGCAAGGGTTGCGGCCTAAGGTGGCCTGTCAGTATTTGCTGGAATCTATGGGAAAAGCAGGGGTGCAGGAATCGTTTTTGATCTTGCGTCCAGGCAAGTGGGATATTCCTGCTTATCTGGGTGATGGCTCCCAGTTGGGGATGCGTCTGGCCTATTTGACCGTGCATGTGCCCTTTGGGGTACCCTTTAGCCTCAATCAGGCGTACCCCTTTGTCAAGGATGCCATTATTGCCCTGGGCTTTCCGGATATTTTGTTTCGTCCTAGAGATGCCTACGTCACGCTGCTGGAGCGACTGCAAACCACCCAGGCCGATGTCGTGTTGGGGTTATTTCCTACCGAACAGCCAGAAAAGGTGGGCTTGGTGGATTTTAATGAGAATGGCGTAGTGTTGGGGATTTATGAAAAGTCTCAGCTAACCCATTTGCGTTATATGTGGGCTATTGCAGTGTGGCGACCCAGTTTTACGGAGTTTCTGCATCGGACGGTGGAGGCGAAACTCCAGGTGCTGATCGGGGAACAGCCTCCCATGCGGATCAAGGCAATGCCTGAGTATGTTGAGACGCCCATTGGGGATGTGATTCGAGATGCGATCGCCCATAACCTCCGCGTAGAAGCGGTTCCCTTTGAAACGGGTCAATACCTAGATATTGGCACCCCCGAAAACCTGATCCATGCGGTTTATCACTATGACAAACCCTCAGGTTATTAA